A region of the Oscillospiraceae bacterium genome:
TCTTGCCCGAGCCGTTTCTGCCGAGCAGTCCGACCTTTTCGCCGGTGTAAACCTCGAAGGTAATGCCCTTGATCACATGGTTCGAGCCGTAATATTTATTTAATTCGTAAGCTGCCAGATCTATCATAAAAATTTCTCCTCATTTGATTCTCTGAATAAAAAACCCCTGCGCGGCTTGTTTTGGCAGCACGCACAGGGACATTCCGAATCAATCAAAGGAGTAAAGTTGCAACCTTATATTTGACGCGGCGGGCGGCATTCAAAACAAACAGATTCTGAATTTGTCAAAAGGGCAGAGTTATCCCTTGTGTAAGCCGTTTTGAATGCTCTCTGGGTCCGGAAATCGCTGCCGGGATAAAACTTTTTGGATTGAAAATTAAAAATCTGTGTCATGCCACTCACCACCTTTCAATGGGCTTTTTGCATTTTAGCACAAAGTTTACCGTTTTGCAATCGCTTTTTTACGTTGCGCGAAAGCTTCTCCTGCCGTCACTTCTTCTCGATAATCTCTTTAGCCCCGTGGAATGCGGCTAAATCCTGTATCGCAAGTTCGATTCCTTTGTGATGTTGAAAATCGGAATCAAAGATGTTTTTTTCTTTGATGATGAATTTTTTTGTGCCCCATTCCATTTTACAGTCCAAGTAACCGACGAACCGATTACCGACAAGAATTGAAAGCGGCCATTTCATCCCTTTTTTCTTAAAATATTCAAATGTATATGAATAATCAAAAAATGTTTTCAGCCATGTTTGATCCCGGACAAGCGTATCCATCGGTGAGATCAGCCGGACTTCATCGCTGTCCTCGGTTCGTTCGGCATTCAGCAAGTGCGCTTTTGAAGAATGGATATAGTAATATTTGCGGCCGATTTTATACGGAATCTGCAGGATCTTCTTTTCGGATACCAATTCCTGAAAAATCGGTGAAAGTGTAACGGTCGCAAAACCGGATATATGCGAAATGTGAACCGGATCGGTTACCCCGAAGGAAGCGATTAATTTTTCAACCATCCAAGTTATGGCCTGTTTGTCATCAATCGGCTGATTGGGCCGGTCCGTGATGCCCGCAATTTCTTTTAAAATATAAACCGGCTCTCTGAACGTGCCCGGGTTACGCCCGCAGGTCAAAAGCTCTCTCTTGCGTACCAATCTGTAAAAAGCGCGAAAGAGGGGCAAATTGTAATTTTGGTCGTGTTCTCTTCTGTATTTGTTCCACTCAAACGATAAATTCAAATGCTCCCAAATTTGCTTCGCCGTCATTCCCTGTTGTCCCGT
Encoded here:
- a CDS encoding crosslink repair DNA glycosylase YcaQ family protein, with the protein product MSHTIGDQAEIVRKIIIDSQHLSRRSDKSIEEIVSDICGLQYDPNPTIHLNQYMMLWNRKKDFTAEQLDIAAYKEFKVIETFAFKRNLFFVPYDEFALYHAAAKRIVRWGSSDESWLRIGDNPEDQTAESQLKESLTGQQGMTAKQIWEHLNLSFEWNKYRREHDQNYNLPLFRAFYRLVRKRELLTCGRNPGTFREPVYILKEIAGITDRPNQPIDDKQAITWMVEKLIASFGVTDPVHISHISGFATVTLSPIFQELVSEKKILQIPYKIGRKYYYIHSSKAHLLNAERTEDSDEVRLISPMDTLVRDQTWLKTFFDYSYTFEYFKKKGMKWPLSILVGNRFVGYLDCKMEWGTKKFIIKEKNIFDSDFQHHKGIELAIQDLAAFHGAKEIIEKK